One segment of Enterobacter ludwigii DNA contains the following:
- a CDS encoding type I secretion system permease/ATPase, with amino-acid sequence MKTHPQYEPWLQGMLIIAKHYRLDFSAEHVRVTINHESQSPRQLVLEEMARQLGLGMRMVAADAVSLDPWRLPLLAEFTGGQIAVINRMDSEGNVSLQFSGDGGLETTLTRDALCSRLTGLLVLRPLESTPDARVDDYIKPYEKNWFWQLALKDWRRYSDIMLVALVANVLALSGMVFSMQVYDRVVPSQSEATLWVLFGGVMIAIVFEFIMRMLRVHISDVVGKRADLRISERVFAHALRIKNGARSKSTGSFIAQIRELESVRELITSTTIAAISDLPFFLLFVFILWMIGGPLVLVVLLAVPLLLIPGLLVQRPLGKLSSEGMRESAIRNATLVEAVQGIEDIKLMRAEQRFQNQWNNTNDVAANVGMKQRWLTGLLLTWTQEVQSIVYAVVLLVGCYLVISGDMTTGALVGTSILASRTIAPLSQISGVLSRWQSAKVARKGLDDLMQRPIDDPQQGKKVHKAHLRGDYALEEVGFWYDDEEKLTVLNISKLQIRAGERVAVLGRNGSGKSTLLQLLAGMQEPQQGSILLDDIALNHLDPADVRRDMQLLSQQARLFFGSVRDNILMGNPLATDDEIHQALVNSGALEFVRKQKMGLNYIINEGGAGLSGGQRQALLLARALITSPNILLLDEPTAWLDEMSEKQFIQHLKPWLGKRRTLVVATHRLPILELVDRIIVLENGKVIMDGPRDAILRQHGMAPQKAPQRTVTMKPTPVAEEGVA; translated from the coding sequence ATGAAGACACATCCACAGTACGAACCCTGGTTGCAGGGCATGCTCATCATCGCGAAGCACTATCGGCTGGACTTCTCGGCAGAGCATGTTCGGGTCACGATTAACCATGAAAGCCAGTCTCCACGCCAGCTGGTGCTGGAAGAGATGGCACGCCAGCTTGGGTTAGGGATGCGTATGGTGGCGGCCGACGCGGTCTCCCTCGACCCGTGGCGTTTACCTCTGCTTGCGGAATTTACCGGCGGACAAATCGCGGTCATTAACCGCATGGACAGCGAGGGCAACGTGAGCCTGCAGTTCAGCGGTGACGGCGGCCTGGAGACGACGCTGACGCGTGATGCGCTGTGCTCACGGTTGACAGGACTGCTGGTGCTGCGCCCGCTCGAGTCCACGCCGGATGCCCGGGTGGATGATTACATCAAACCATACGAGAAAAACTGGTTCTGGCAGCTGGCCCTGAAGGACTGGCGACGCTACAGCGATATTATGCTGGTGGCGCTGGTCGCTAACGTCCTGGCCCTTTCCGGCATGGTCTTTTCCATGCAGGTGTATGACAGGGTGGTGCCCTCGCAATCGGAAGCCACGCTGTGGGTACTGTTTGGCGGCGTGATGATCGCCATTGTTTTCGAATTCATCATGCGCATGCTGCGCGTGCACATTTCGGATGTGGTGGGTAAACGCGCCGACCTGCGTATTTCTGAACGCGTTTTTGCACACGCGCTGCGGATTAAAAACGGAGCCCGCTCTAAGTCAACCGGGTCGTTTATTGCCCAGATCCGCGAGCTGGAGTCGGTTCGTGAACTGATCACGTCCACCACCATTGCGGCCATCTCCGATCTGCCATTCTTCCTGCTGTTTGTGTTCATTTTGTGGATGATTGGCGGACCGCTGGTACTGGTTGTCCTGCTTGCCGTACCGCTGCTGCTTATCCCGGGCCTGCTGGTCCAGCGCCCGCTGGGCAAACTGTCCAGCGAAGGGATGCGCGAGTCTGCCATTCGTAACGCCACGCTGGTGGAAGCGGTTCAGGGCATAGAAGACATCAAGCTGATGCGCGCTGAACAGCGCTTCCAGAATCAGTGGAATAACACCAATGATGTTGCCGCTAACGTCGGCATGAAGCAGCGCTGGCTGACCGGGCTGTTGCTGACCTGGACGCAGGAGGTGCAGTCGATTGTGTATGCCGTGGTGCTGCTGGTGGGGTGTTACCTGGTTATCAGCGGGGACATGACCACCGGTGCGCTGGTGGGGACCTCTATTCTCGCGTCGCGGACCATCGCGCCGCTGTCGCAAATTTCAGGCGTGCTCTCCCGCTGGCAGTCGGCGAAAGTGGCGCGTAAAGGACTCGACGATCTGATGCAGCGCCCGATTGACGATCCTCAGCAGGGCAAGAAGGTGCATAAAGCCCATCTGCGGGGGGATTATGCGCTGGAAGAGGTGGGGTTCTGGTACGACGATGAAGAAAAACTCACCGTTCTGAACATCAGCAAACTGCAGATTCGCGCCGGTGAGCGGGTGGCGGTGCTCGGACGCAATGGCTCCGGCAAAAGCACGCTGCTGCAGCTGCTGGCAGGGATGCAGGAGCCTCAGCAGGGCAGCATTCTGCTGGATGATATCGCGTTAAACCATCTGGACCCGGCTGACGTGCGCCGCGACATGCAGCTGCTGAGCCAGCAGGCGCGGCTGTTCTTTGGCTCCGTGCGGGACAACATTCTGATGGGCAACCCGCTGGCCACCGACGATGAAATCCATCAGGCGCTGGTGAACAGTGGTGCGCTGGAGTTTGTCCGCAAACAGAAAATGGGGCTCAACTACATTATCAACGAAGGCGGCGCGGGCCTGTCCGGCGGGCAGCGTCAGGCGTTATTACTGGCCCGTGCTCTGATCACCTCTCCGAACATTTTGTTGCTGGATGAACCTACCGCCTGGCTTGACGAGATGAGTGAGAAGCAGTTTATCCAGCACCTTAAACCGTGGTTGGGCAAGCGCCGGACGCTGGTGGTCGCGACCCATCGTCTGCCTATTCTGGAACTGGTTGACCGTATCATCGTGCTGGAAAACGGCAAGGTGATCATGGATGGCCCGCGCGACGCAATTCTTCGCCAGCACGGTATGGCGCCGCAAAAAGCCCCACAGCGTACCGTGACCATGAAACCGACACCAGTAGCAGAGGAGGGCGTAGCATGA
- a CDS encoding HlyD family type I secretion periplasmic adaptor subunit — MTDFSRVNSRLKEPRLPRSTWVAWSLFALLAVFITWASLFSLDEVTTGSGKVIPSSHEQVIQSLEGGIIHSLLVREGDIVERGQQLAQLDRTKTESSVLESESRLNAALATASRLKAEVNDTALAFPAELDDDVELVKQETALYQSRRESLEKGLAGLRQGAELVQRELSLTRPLVTQGAASKVEVLRLERQKNELENKITEMKNQYYVRAREELAKANAEIEAQRSVMKGREDSLTRLTFNAPVRGIVKDIDVTTVGGVIPPNGKLMSLVPLDDQMVIEAKISPRDVAFIHPGQKALVKVTAYDYSIYGGLEGEVTMISPDTLQDEVKRDVYYYRVYIRTDSNHLTNKQGKAFPVFPGMIATVDIKTGSKTILDYLLKPLNKAKEALRER; from the coding sequence ATGACTGATTTCTCTCGCGTCAACAGCCGCCTGAAGGAGCCACGCTTGCCGCGGTCAACCTGGGTCGCCTGGTCGCTGTTCGCCCTGCTGGCGGTATTTATCACCTGGGCAAGCCTGTTCAGCCTTGATGAGGTCACCACCGGTAGCGGCAAGGTGATCCCCTCTTCGCACGAGCAGGTGATCCAGTCCCTTGAGGGGGGCATTATTCACAGTTTGCTGGTGCGTGAAGGCGACATCGTTGAGCGTGGTCAGCAGCTGGCACAGCTTGACCGGACGAAAACCGAATCAAGCGTGCTGGAAAGTGAATCGCGCCTGAATGCCGCGCTGGCAACCGCCTCGCGTCTGAAGGCCGAAGTGAACGACACGGCACTGGCTTTTCCGGCAGAGCTGGATGATGACGTTGAGCTGGTCAAACAGGAAACGGCGCTGTATCAGTCTCGTCGCGAAAGTCTTGAGAAAGGGCTGGCAGGGTTACGGCAGGGGGCCGAACTGGTGCAGCGTGAGCTGTCGCTAACCCGTCCGCTGGTGACGCAGGGGGCAGCCAGTAAGGTGGAGGTGTTACGTCTTGAGCGTCAAAAAAATGAGCTTGAGAACAAAATCACCGAGATGAAAAACCAGTATTACGTTCGCGCCCGTGAAGAGCTGGCGAAAGCGAACGCGGAGATTGAAGCGCAACGTTCGGTGATGAAAGGGCGTGAAGATTCGTTGACCAGACTGACCTTCAATGCGCCGGTGCGCGGGATCGTTAAGGATATCGACGTGACAACCGTGGGAGGGGTGATTCCGCCAAACGGCAAGCTGATGAGCCTGGTTCCGCTTGATGACCAGATGGTAATTGAAGCGAAAATCTCGCCGCGCGATGTCGCCTTTATTCATCCGGGACAAAAAGCGCTGGTGAAAGTGACCGCCTATGACTACTCCATTTACGGTGGGCTGGAGGGCGAGGTGACCATGATTTCGCCGGATACGCTTCAGGATGAGGTGAAAAGGGATGTGTATTACTATCGGGTCTATATCCGCACTGACAGTAACCATCTGACCAATAAACAAGGCAAAGCCTTCCCGGTGTTTCCGGGGATGATTGCGACCGTTGATATTAAAACAGGCAGCAAAACGATTCTGGATTATCTGTTGAAACCGCTTAATAAGGCGAAAGAGGCACTGCGGGAACGGTAA
- a CDS encoding MarR family transcriptional regulator yields the protein MDNHISSRALLHRRDVIKNNPRFSEAITEHYTINDAIYKKQPLFYKTMLQESRFNIILSMCCFIFGNQAESVSEIKELCSRYKIASPNSVIAIITLLRTTGRIKTWRCSEDRRKTRIAPTEKGLNELKRYMSGAFLPVSILFPKFNINVNLLDNDILRNNFFRRAAEYLFRGLTFRKVLPEVGLFIDKDGGRMIMLYLYLQAIKNKTAHGAVIPYSANLLAKEFFVSRIHVNRIIKSAQEAGYLKDQGDGQMSIYPAFIELVENYAGLYFAYVTHYINVVPKERRHVVNVTSTV from the coding sequence ATGGATAATCATATCTCATCCAGGGCCTTGCTACATCGAAGGGATGTCATTAAAAACAATCCGCGATTCAGTGAGGCAATAACAGAGCACTACACCATTAATGACGCCATCTACAAAAAACAACCTTTGTTCTACAAAACGATGCTTCAGGAATCACGGTTCAACATTATTCTTTCCATGTGTTGTTTTATCTTTGGAAATCAGGCTGAGTCAGTATCAGAAATTAAAGAATTATGTTCCCGTTATAAAATAGCCAGCCCCAACAGTGTGATTGCGATCATCACCTTGCTCAGAACCACCGGGCGCATCAAGACCTGGCGCTGCAGTGAAGACAGACGCAAAACGAGAATTGCACCGACTGAAAAGGGACTTAATGAACTTAAACGCTACATGTCCGGCGCATTTTTGCCGGTAAGTATTCTTTTCCCAAAGTTTAATATCAACGTTAATCTGCTGGATAACGACATCCTGCGAAATAACTTTTTCCGTCGCGCAGCGGAATACCTTTTCAGAGGATTAACGTTCAGAAAGGTTTTACCTGAAGTGGGATTGTTTATTGATAAAGACGGAGGGCGGATGATAATGTTATATCTTTACCTGCAGGCCATAAAAAATAAAACCGCACATGGCGCAGTAATACCTTATTCAGCCAACTTACTGGCTAAAGAATTTTTTGTTTCACGGATCCACGTCAACCGTATTATTAAATCGGCGCAAGAGGCGGGTTATCTTAAAGATCAGGGTGATGGCCAGATGTCGATTTACCCGGCGTTTATAGAACTGGTCGAAAACTATGCCGGATTATACTTCGCCTATGTGACTCACTATATCAACGTTGTTCCTAAAGAACGACGCCACGTTGTTAACGTAACGTCGACGGTATAA
- a CDS encoding EAL domain-containing protein, producing MTQNISFRNAAFYEQKFVISTCHFTFQGYSLLLKQYGIDASHVRFEGDEPSRQDLENILISQNAQISVFLGKGVVSLLESLKRLACVLNKLPVIRKVTLYGEMPDGWLYRTLGNLLNNTFQLSLIRIASVSDVMTCFRMHNDVFKDNSRSLRDQYWGLSYQENVKGLTEREVSVLLNFYRGMSVKEQCEKMGLSNKTVYTHRKEGVKKLHQIRRWLKDPHALRIEGSTERLTQKESLSAKETAVYNALLKREIFPAYQIITDRYKKGVGFEILIRWNNNGKIIKPVNFLTDISSQEIWLKITALVIHAAVSGINKYNGKYYFSVNIPPRLASGNALPDMAKKAVAMLLNPQWADKLVFEFAEDIDVTKDRTIPETMRRLRNTGCRLFLDDCFSNHQTMFPVRQVHFDGLKLDRDIVEHFVANDNDYNLIKAIQIYSDMTGTDCIAEGVDSEEKFEKLVALGVKSFQGYYLSRAVKEDELDRMVRLFS from the coding sequence ATGACCCAAAATATTTCTTTCAGAAATGCTGCTTTTTATGAGCAAAAATTTGTCATCTCAACCTGCCATTTCACATTTCAGGGGTACAGTCTGTTGCTTAAACAGTACGGTATAGATGCTTCGCACGTTCGTTTTGAGGGGGATGAACCTTCCCGGCAGGATCTGGAAAATATCCTTATCAGTCAAAATGCTCAAATCTCGGTGTTCCTCGGCAAAGGTGTGGTCTCTCTGCTGGAGAGCCTGAAGCGACTCGCTTGCGTGCTAAATAAACTTCCTGTTATTCGAAAGGTAACCCTGTACGGGGAAATGCCGGATGGCTGGCTGTATCGAACTCTGGGGAATCTTTTAAATAATACTTTCCAGCTTTCATTGATTCGTATAGCCAGCGTGTCTGATGTTATGACCTGTTTTCGTATGCATAATGACGTATTTAAGGATAACTCACGTTCTTTGCGTGACCAATACTGGGGGTTGTCTTATCAGGAAAACGTAAAAGGTTTAACCGAAAGAGAGGTAAGCGTTTTATTAAATTTTTATCGCGGAATGTCAGTAAAAGAGCAGTGTGAAAAAATGGGGCTGTCTAATAAAACGGTTTATACCCATCGTAAGGAAGGGGTGAAAAAATTACACCAGATCCGACGCTGGCTGAAAGATCCGCATGCCTTAAGAATCGAAGGAAGCACGGAACGGTTAACGCAAAAAGAAAGTCTCTCTGCCAAAGAGACGGCGGTGTATAATGCATTGCTAAAAAGAGAAATATTCCCTGCATATCAGATCATAACCGATCGTTATAAGAAAGGGGTGGGGTTTGAGATACTCATTCGCTGGAATAATAATGGTAAAATTATCAAGCCAGTTAATTTTCTTACTGATATTTCAAGCCAGGAAATATGGCTAAAAATTACTGCGCTAGTGATTCATGCTGCGGTGTCAGGTATTAATAAATATAACGGTAAATATTATTTTTCCGTCAATATCCCCCCGCGTCTTGCCTCGGGTAATGCACTTCCCGACATGGCCAAAAAGGCTGTGGCGATGCTGCTCAATCCGCAGTGGGCCGACAAACTGGTCTTTGAATTTGCCGAAGATATTGATGTAACCAAGGATAGGACGATCCCAGAAACCATGCGGCGTTTACGCAATACCGGGTGCCGGCTGTTTCTCGATGACTGCTTTTCCAACCATCAAACCATGTTCCCGGTAAGGCAGGTGCATTTTGATGGATTAAAGCTTGACCGGGATATCGTCGAGCATTTTGTGGCGAATGACAACGATTATAATCTTATTAAAGCGATACAGATATACAGCGATATGACCGGCACGGATTGTATTGCTGAAGGGGTGGATAGCGAAGAGAAGTTTGAGAAGTTAGTCGCCCTTGGGGTTAAAAGTTTTCAGGGCTATTATCTGTCACGGGCCGTGAAAGAAGACGAATTAGATCGTATGGTCAGATTGTTTAGCTAA
- a CDS encoding DUF883 family protein, which yields MTDFNTDKNTQFAEDKAKNKLDELAGSAQQQFGDFVDSPKHQVKGAAKKYAAQASDAVSDVTEAVRNNPLTGLIAAGAVGIVLGLLLGRK from the coding sequence ATGACTGATTTCAATACTGATAAAAATACACAGTTTGCAGAAGACAAAGCGAAAAATAAACTCGATGAACTGGCAGGCTCAGCCCAGCAGCAGTTTGGCGATTTCGTTGACTCCCCTAAGCATCAGGTTAAAGGTGCTGCCAAGAAATATGCCGCACAGGCCAGCGACGCCGTTTCCGATGTCACTGAAGCGGTGAGAAACAATCCCCTGACGGGTTTAATTGCTGCGGGGGCGGTAGGTATTGTTCTCGGCCTGTTACTGGGTCGAAAATAA
- a CDS encoding epoxyqueuosine reductase QueH, translated as MSTTPFIRPQLTLPDGADKLLLHSCCAPCSGEVMEAIQASGIDYTIFFYNPNIHPQKEYLIRKEENIRFAEKHGVPFVDADYDTDNWFERAKGMEWEPERGIRCTMCFDMRFERTALYAAENGFRVISSSLGISRWKNMQQINDCGQRAAARYPGMVYWDYNWRKQGGSSRMIEISKREQFYQQEYCGCVYSLRDSNLHRKSQGRPLIRIGKLYYGQDENEK; from the coding sequence ATGAGTACAACCCCCTTTATCCGCCCTCAACTTACCCTGCCAGACGGTGCCGACAAACTGCTGCTGCACTCCTGCTGCGCACCCTGCTCGGGAGAAGTGATGGAAGCCATCCAGGCCTCGGGAATTGATTACACCATATTTTTCTATAACCCCAATATTCATCCACAAAAGGAATACCTCATCCGTAAGGAGGAGAATATTCGCTTTGCGGAAAAACATGGCGTGCCGTTTGTCGATGCCGATTACGACACCGATAACTGGTTTGAACGCGCTAAGGGCATGGAATGGGAACCCGAGCGCGGCATCCGCTGCACCATGTGCTTCGATATGCGTTTCGAACGCACGGCGTTGTATGCGGCAGAAAATGGTTTTCGCGTCATCAGTAGTTCATTAGGGATCTCCCGCTGGAAGAATATGCAGCAGATAAATGACTGCGGCCAGCGTGCGGCAGCGCGCTATCCGGGGATGGTCTACTGGGACTACAACTGGCGCAAACAGGGTGGTTCCTCGCGCATGATTGAGATAAGCAAGCGAGAACAGTTTTACCAGCAGGAATATTGCGGGTGCGTGTATTCGCTCAGGGACAGTAACCTGCACCGCAAGTCTCAGGGCCGCCCGCTTATCCGGATTGGGAAACTGTATTACGGTCAGGATGAGAATGAGAAATAA
- a CDS encoding metal/formaldehyde-sensitive transcriptional repressor has protein sequence MPHSPADKKRILTRVRRIRGQVDALERALESGDPCLAILQQIAAVRGAANGLMGEMVEIHLKDELVTGETTPDQRAVRMAEVGHLLRSYLK, from the coding sequence ATGCCGCATTCACCCGCAGATAAAAAACGTATTCTGACGCGCGTCCGCCGCATTCGAGGGCAGGTTGATGCTCTTGAGCGTGCACTGGAATCGGGCGACCCCTGTCTGGCCATCCTGCAGCAAATTGCCGCCGTGCGCGGTGCTGCGAATGGGCTGATGGGCGAAATGGTTGAAATTCACCTCAAAGATGAGCTGGTGACCGGGGAAACAACGCCGGACCAGCGGGCCGTTCGCATGGCAGAAGTCGGCCATTTGCTGCGCTCTTATCTAAAATAA
- a CDS encoding S-(hydroxymethyl)glutathione dehydrogenase/class III alcohol dehydrogenase, giving the protein MKSRAAVAFGPGQPLKIVEIDVAPPKKGEVLIKITHTGVCHTDAFTLSGDDPEGVFPAVLGHEGGGIVVEVGEGVTSLKPGDHVIPLYTAECGECKFCKSGKTNLCQAVRATQGKGLMPDGTTRFSYNGEPIYHYMGTSTFSEYTVCAEISLAKVNPQAPLDKVCLLGCGVTTGIGAVHNTAKVKEGDTVAVFGLGGIGLAVIQGAVQAKAGRIIAVDTNPEKFTLAGEMGATDFVNPKDYDKPVQDVIVEMTDGGVDFSFECIGNVNVMRSALECCHKGWGESIIIGVAGAGQEIKTRPFQLVTGRVWRGSAFGGVKGRTQLPGMVEDAMVGKIQLDPFITHRLPLDQINDAFDLMHEGKSIRTVIHFGDK; this is encoded by the coding sequence ATGAAATCTCGCGCTGCTGTCGCATTTGGCCCCGGCCAGCCGCTCAAAATCGTTGAAATCGACGTGGCTCCGCCGAAGAAAGGCGAAGTCCTGATCAAAATTACCCATACCGGCGTGTGTCATACCGATGCGTTTACCCTTTCGGGTGACGATCCTGAAGGCGTGTTCCCGGCGGTACTCGGCCACGAAGGCGGCGGGATTGTGGTGGAAGTCGGCGAGGGCGTGACCAGCCTGAAACCGGGTGACCATGTGATTCCGCTGTACACGGCAGAATGTGGTGAGTGTAAGTTCTGTAAATCCGGCAAAACTAACCTCTGCCAGGCGGTTCGCGCTACTCAGGGTAAAGGTCTGATGCCAGACGGTACCACTCGCTTCTCCTATAACGGTGAACCGATCTATCACTACATGGGCACCAGTACCTTCAGCGAATACACCGTGTGTGCGGAAATTTCGCTGGCGAAAGTGAACCCACAGGCGCCGCTGGATAAAGTTTGCCTGCTGGGCTGCGGCGTGACCACCGGGATTGGCGCGGTGCATAACACCGCAAAAGTGAAAGAGGGCGACACCGTTGCGGTGTTCGGTCTGGGCGGTATCGGTCTGGCGGTTATCCAGGGGGCGGTGCAGGCGAAGGCGGGTCGTATTATCGCTGTCGATACTAACCCGGAGAAATTCACACTGGCAGGCGAAATGGGTGCCACTGATTTCGTGAACCCGAAAGACTACGATAAGCCGGTTCAGGATGTGATCGTTGAGATGACCGATGGCGGCGTTGACTTCAGCTTCGAATGTATCGGTAACGTTAACGTGATGCGTTCCGCGCTTGAATGCTGCCACAAAGGCTGGGGTGAGAGCATCATCATTGGCGTTGCCGGTGCGGGCCAGGAGATCAAAACCCGTCCATTCCAGCTGGTGACCGGCCGAGTGTGGCGTGGTTCAGCGTTTGGCGGCGTGAAAGGGCGCACCCAGCTTCCGGGCATGGTGGAAGATGCAATGGTCGGGAAAATTCAGCTCGACCCGTTCATTACCCATCGCCTGCCGCTGGACCAAATCAACGACGCGTTCGATTTGATGCACGAAGGTAAGTCCATCCGTACCGTGATTCACTTCGGCGACAAGTAA